In Arthrobacter sp. SLBN-112, a genomic segment contains:
- the trxB gene encoding thioredoxin-disulfide reductase produces the protein MTIAENTASDVRDVIIVGSGPAGYTAAVYTARANLKPLLLAGSVTAGGELMNTTDVENYPGFPEGIMGPDLMENFEKQATRFGTEIQFEDVTELDLQGPVKSVTIATGETFKAKAVILSTGSAYRELGLPSEKKLSGHGVSWCATCDGFFFKDQDIAVIGGGDSAMEEALFLTKFAKSVTVVHRRDTLKASKIMADRALAHEKISFAWNSAVDDVLGEEKVTGLRLKNLIDGSLSELAVTGVFVAIGNDPRTDLVKGILDLTPEGTIAVEGRSSRTSLPGVFAAGDVVDPTYRQAITASGSGCVAAIDVEHYLADLPA, from the coding sequence GTGACCATCGCAGAAAACACGGCGTCCGACGTACGTGATGTCATCATCGTGGGCTCGGGCCCGGCAGGCTACACGGCAGCCGTGTACACCGCACGCGCAAACCTCAAGCCCCTGCTCCTCGCGGGTTCAGTCACTGCCGGCGGCGAATTGATGAACACCACGGATGTGGAAAACTACCCCGGCTTCCCTGAAGGGATCATGGGGCCGGACCTGATGGAGAACTTTGAGAAGCAGGCCACCCGCTTCGGCACTGAAATCCAGTTTGAGGATGTCACGGAGCTCGACCTCCAGGGACCAGTGAAGTCAGTCACCATCGCCACGGGGGAGACCTTCAAGGCGAAGGCCGTCATCCTGTCCACCGGGTCTGCCTACAGGGAATTGGGTCTCCCCAGTGAGAAGAAGCTGTCCGGTCACGGCGTAAGTTGGTGTGCAACCTGTGACGGTTTCTTTTTCAAGGACCAGGACATCGCGGTCATTGGTGGCGGAGACTCGGCAATGGAGGAGGCCCTCTTCCTCACCAAGTTCGCGAAATCGGTAACGGTTGTACACCGCCGTGACACGCTCAAGGCTTCCAAGATCATGGCGGACCGGGCACTCGCCCACGAGAAAATCAGCTTTGCCTGGAACAGCGCCGTGGACGATGTCCTCGGCGAAGAAAAGGTCACCGGACTTCGGTTGAAGAACCTCATTGATGGTTCCCTGTCTGAACTTGCCGTTACGGGTGTTTTCGTCGCTATCGGCAACGATCCGCGCACGGATCTGGTCAAGGGCATTCTGGATCTGACGCCTGAGGGCACCATCGCCGTGGAAGGCCGGAGCTCGCGGACCAGCCTGCCCGGTGTGTTCGCAGCCGGCGATGTTGTTGACCCGACCTACCGCCAGGCAATCACTGCTTCCGGTTCCGGATGTGTTGCGGCTATCGACGTCGAACACTACCTGGCCGACCTGCCCGCATAA
- the yidC gene encoding membrane protein insertase YidC: MDIFGAIIGPFKWLVSFIMVAFHDGLSSIGMPAANGWTWTLAIIGLVLVIRAALIPVFVKQIKAQRGMQLLQPDLKKLQEKYKGKTDQLSRQAMAQEQMAMYKKHGTNPFSACLPMLIQMPFFFALFQVLSGISQAKDQGAGIGAMSHEQVVEFDASSIFGAPLSAALLHGGAGNTAVVVLSIVMILAMTASQFITQKQIMAKNMSEEAMASPFMRQQKMMLYILPVVFGVGGINFPIGVLIYWTTTNLWTMGQQFFVIRRMPTPGSPAAKALAERRAARGLPALSVLTGKRDEAADAAAAAAVEAKGQRVQPQRKNRKKK, from the coding sequence ATGGACATCTTTGGAGCAATAATCGGCCCGTTCAAGTGGCTGGTTTCGTTCATTATGGTGGCGTTCCACGACGGGCTGAGCAGCATTGGCATGCCCGCCGCGAACGGCTGGACCTGGACATTGGCCATCATCGGGCTGGTGCTGGTGATCCGTGCCGCCCTGATCCCGGTATTCGTCAAGCAGATCAAGGCCCAGCGCGGTATGCAGCTGCTGCAGCCGGACCTGAAGAAGCTGCAGGAAAAGTACAAGGGCAAGACCGACCAGCTGTCCCGCCAGGCCATGGCCCAGGAACAGATGGCCATGTACAAGAAGCACGGGACCAACCCGTTCTCAGCCTGCCTGCCCATGCTGATCCAGATGCCCTTCTTCTTCGCCCTGTTCCAGGTGCTCTCGGGCATTTCCCAGGCAAAGGACCAGGGTGCCGGCATCGGGGCGATGAGCCACGAGCAGGTGGTGGAGTTCGATGCCTCCAGCATCTTCGGTGCACCGTTGTCCGCCGCACTGCTGCATGGCGGTGCGGGGAACACCGCCGTGGTGGTGCTCTCTATCGTGATGATCCTGGCCATGACTGCCTCCCAGTTCATCACCCAGAAGCAGATCATGGCCAAGAACATGTCCGAAGAGGCCATGGCCAGCCCGTTCATGCGGCAGCAGAAGATGATGCTCTATATCCTGCCGGTGGTCTTCGGCGTGGGTGGCATCAACTTCCCCATTGGCGTCCTGATCTACTGGACCACCACCAACCTCTGGACCATGGGACAGCAGTTCTTTGTGATCCGCCGCATGCCGACGCCGGGATCCCCCGCCGCGAAGGCCCTCGCCGAGCGCCGCGCCGCCAGGGGCCTGCCGGCCCTCTCTGTCCTCACCGGGAAGCGGGATGAAGCAGCCGACGCCGCCGCGGCTGCCGCCGTGGAAGCCAAGGGACAGCGCGTCCAGCCCCAGCGCAAGAACAGGAAGAAGAAGTAA
- the rpmH gene encoding 50S ribosomal protein L34, with translation MSKRTFQPNNRRRAKKHGFRLRMRTRAGRAILAARRGKGRTELSA, from the coding sequence GTGAGCAAGCGGACTTTTCAGCCGAATAACCGCCGTCGAGCCAAGAAGCACGGCTTCCGCCTTCGTATGCGTACCCGTGCCGGCCGCGCCATCCTGGCAGCCCGTCGTGGCAAGGGCCGTACCGAGCTTTCGGCCTAA
- a CDS encoding ABC transporter substrate-binding protein, with the protein MSNPIDVGSVLGGRYKVTATVLASHDHDLVLDGVDQVLNRPVSILVAGPENTEQVAQSAREVATGERPGTVQVLDLGVTEDATYLITNHTSAADLLDLVVASNPPYVEPFFTDTLGSEIFGQARSHEPEPYDDEDNVDAGYINYADSHPSQVDPYPAPAMPPRPTVRPAGQAPSATPASGRAGTAGAAAAGTAGAAAAGAGAAAAAADRRPANVDPDATAAQPVQPAAGRDAGFEPADTADTGPTDTTQAHPRQSVPDGKPKVSLWSDDDYAQSGDQDYHEDSDAPEEPRRVNGRSALFARAAAPAAVGTAFAGRDDDDDDDRHESENQPRSMRWLVGGLLAVVLIAGLIFAVTNLGSLFTPSQPQAKSAPPAGTSAPQGSASATQAAPSAPPAVPPAIESVTRQGNFDFAATFDGDLVKAFDGNNASYWSDMEFATENWGGLAPQGVPLVVKLKSKATVSSITLSQLGGSGGNITVYTNDQPSLDGAKAVGTNSFTSTDLNVPLAEPVQAQYVIVSINSLPKLAAPKTRYGYGLRLAEIKVQ; encoded by the coding sequence GTGTCCAACCCGATCGATGTCGGATCAGTACTGGGCGGCCGTTACAAGGTCACAGCCACGGTATTGGCCTCCCACGACCACGATCTGGTGCTTGACGGTGTTGACCAGGTCCTCAACCGGCCGGTCAGCATCCTGGTTGCAGGCCCGGAGAACACGGAGCAGGTCGCCCAGAGCGCCCGCGAAGTGGCTACCGGCGAACGCCCCGGCACGGTACAGGTCCTGGACCTCGGCGTTACCGAGGACGCCACCTACCTCATCACCAACCACACCTCCGCCGCCGACCTCCTGGACCTTGTTGTGGCGTCCAACCCGCCCTACGTCGAACCCTTCTTCACGGACACCCTGGGCAGTGAGATCTTCGGCCAGGCGCGTTCCCACGAACCCGAGCCCTACGACGACGAAGACAACGTCGACGCCGGCTACATCAACTACGCCGACTCGCACCCCAGCCAGGTTGATCCTTATCCTGCCCCGGCCATGCCGCCCAGGCCCACGGTCCGGCCTGCAGGCCAAGCCCCCTCAGCGACCCCGGCTTCCGGCCGCGCTGGTACAGCCGGCGCCGCCGCTGCTGGTACCGCTGGTGCCGCCGCGGCGGGTGCCGGAGCCGCGGCAGCTGCGGCCGATCGGCGGCCGGCCAACGTTGATCCCGACGCCACGGCAGCACAGCCCGTACAGCCTGCGGCCGGGCGTGACGCCGGATTTGAGCCGGCAGACACCGCGGACACCGGTCCCACTGACACCACCCAGGCACATCCCCGGCAGTCCGTTCCGGACGGCAAGCCGAAGGTTTCCCTGTGGTCCGATGACGATTACGCGCAGTCGGGGGACCAGGACTACCACGAGGACAGCGACGCCCCCGAGGAGCCGCGCAGGGTCAACGGCAGGTCGGCCCTGTTTGCCCGTGCGGCGGCTCCCGCCGCTGTCGGTACTGCATTTGCCGGACGTGACGATGATGACGACGACGACCGTCATGAGTCCGAAAACCAGCCACGTTCCATGCGCTGGCTGGTGGGCGGCCTCCTGGCCGTTGTCCTGATTGCCGGGCTGATCTTCGCCGTCACCAACCTTGGCAGCCTGTTCACCCCCTCCCAGCCCCAGGCCAAGTCGGCTCCGCCCGCCGGCACCAGTGCACCGCAGGGGTCTGCGTCGGCCACCCAGGCAGCTCCGTCAGCTCCACCGGCTGTCCCGCCCGCTATCGAGAGTGTGACCCGGCAGGGGAACTTCGACTTTGCTGCCACATTCGATGGTGACCTCGTCAAGGCCTTCGACGGTAACAACGCCAGCTACTGGTCCGACATGGAGTTCGCCACTGAAAACTGGGGCGGCCTGGCCCCACAGGGCGTTCCCCTCGTGGTGAAGCTCAAGAGCAAGGCCACTGTTTCTTCCATCACGCTCTCCCAGCTTGGCGGTTCCGGTGGAAACATCACCGTTTACACCAACGACCAACCTTCCCTGGATGGTGCCAAGGCAGTTGGCACCAACAGCTTCACGTCCACGGACCTGAATGTGCCGCTTGCCGAGCCAGTGCAGGCCCAGTATGTGATTGTTTCCATCAATTCGCTTCCAAAGCTTGCGGCCCCGAAGACCCGTTACGGTTACGGCCTCCGCCTCGCGGAAATCAAGGTCCAGTAG
- a CDS encoding ParA family protein, whose protein sequence is MTSSEASAQRIPPFVSLGSARSVAGSGLAGLGMAPARGGNHPRSATGAVGSAVSRETTSSGRSNVIDAIDDSSPIARELAHETKRRERLMGRELPRPEQTRIFTVSNQKGGVGKTTTTVNIAAALAAAGLNVLVIDIDPQGNASTALGIEHHAEVDSIYDVLINDVPLADVVAPCPDIGKLICAPATIHLAGAEIELVSLVAREQRLRRAIDVYAKTREKNGEDRLDYVFIDCPPSLGLLTVNAFCAASEVLIPIQCEYYALEGLSQLLKNIEMIQKHLNADLVVSTILLTMYDGRTNLAAQVAAEVRQHFPEQVLSAVVPRSVRISEAPSYQQTVMTYDPSSSGALSYLEAAAEIAER, encoded by the coding sequence GTGACGAGTAGTGAAGCCTCCGCACAACGGATCCCGCCGTTTGTGTCTCTGGGGTCGGCACGTTCCGTCGCTGGGTCCGGATTGGCCGGTTTGGGAATGGCTCCGGCCCGCGGTGGAAACCATCCACGGTCGGCTACCGGTGCGGTAGGAAGCGCAGTTTCACGTGAAACAACCTCTTCCGGTAGGTCAAACGTTATCGATGCGATAGATGATTCGAGTCCTATCGCCCGTGAACTCGCCCACGAAACCAAGCGGCGGGAACGCCTGATGGGACGCGAGCTCCCCCGTCCGGAACAGACCCGGATCTTCACCGTTTCGAACCAGAAGGGCGGCGTGGGCAAGACCACGACGACCGTGAACATCGCTGCGGCCCTTGCCGCTGCCGGGCTCAACGTCCTGGTCATCGATATCGATCCGCAGGGCAACGCCTCCACCGCCCTCGGCATTGAACACCACGCTGAGGTGGACAGCATCTACGACGTCCTGATCAACGATGTCCCGCTGGCCGATGTTGTCGCCCCGTGCCCTGACATCGGGAAGCTGATCTGCGCACCGGCTACGATCCACCTGGCGGGTGCCGAGATCGAACTGGTGTCGCTGGTGGCCCGTGAACAGCGTTTGCGCCGTGCCATCGATGTATATGCGAAGACGCGCGAGAAGAACGGCGAAGATCGCCTCGATTACGTCTTTATCGACTGCCCGCCCAGCCTTGGCCTCTTGACGGTAAACGCCTTCTGCGCCGCCAGTGAAGTGCTGATTCCCATCCAGTGTGAGTACTACGCCCTGGAAGGCCTCAGCCAGCTCCTCAAGAACATCGAGATGATCCAGAAGCATCTCAACGCGGATCTTGTTGTTTCAACGATCCTGCTTACCATGTACGACGGCCGCACCAACCTCGCTGCCCAGGTTGCTGCGGAAGTACGCCAGCATTTTCCTGAACAGGTACTCTCCGCCGTCGTTCCCCGCTCGGTGCGGATCTCTGAAGCTCCCAGCTACCAGCAGACGGTCATGACTTACGACCCGTCCTCGAGTGGTGCCCTGTCCTATTTGGAAGCCGCCGCTGAAATAGCGGAACGCTAG
- the trxA gene encoding thioredoxin, with the protein MSNAKDVTDASFGTDVLSADKPVIVDFWAEWCGPCRKLGPILDEISVEYSEKVNVVKVNVDDNPAIAAEYGITSIPAVYLFQDGEVKSTVIGAKPKQFFEKEFADVLS; encoded by the coding sequence ATGAGCAACGCAAAAGATGTAACTGACGCAAGTTTCGGCACTGACGTCCTGTCCGCAGACAAGCCTGTCATCGTAGACTTCTGGGCTGAGTGGTGCGGCCCCTGCCGCAAGCTGGGACCCATCCTCGATGAAATTTCCGTCGAATACAGCGAGAAAGTAAACGTCGTCAAGGTCAACGTAGACGACAACCCGGCAATCGCTGCTGAATATGGCATCACTTCGATTCCGGCCGTCTACCTCTTCCAGGACGGCGAAGTGAAGAGCACTGTCATCGGTGCCAAGCCGAAGCAGTTCTTTGAGAAGGAATTCGCTGACGTTCTTTCCTGA
- the rnpA gene encoding ribonuclease P protein component, whose product MLAARNRLRTATDFSTTVRSGVRNGRRNVVLYAAAIAADEPSRIGFIVSKSVGNAVVRNLVKRRLREAAAASLREHPIGLAIVVRALPASASASWDQLLADYRAALETTQGRLAGRPPRPAAKGSAGTTREGTTRA is encoded by the coding sequence GTGCTGGCCGCCCGCAACCGCCTGAGGACTGCAACCGATTTTTCAACAACCGTACGTTCCGGTGTCCGCAATGGGCGCCGGAACGTAGTGTTATATGCGGCAGCCATCGCTGCCGACGAACCCAGCCGGATCGGGTTCATTGTTTCCAAGAGTGTAGGGAACGCCGTGGTCAGGAACCTCGTTAAGAGAAGACTGAGGGAAGCGGCTGCTGCCTCACTGCGCGAACACCCAATTGGACTCGCCATTGTTGTCCGGGCACTGCCCGCATCGGCGTCCGCCAGTTGGGATCAACTGCTGGCGGATTACAGGGCAGCACTGGAAACAACCCAGGGCCGGCTGGCCGGACGGCCACCACGGCCTGCCGCCAAAGGTTCGGCCGGTACAACACGGGAGGGGACAACGCGTGCCTAA
- the rsmG gene encoding 16S rRNA (guanine(527)-N(7))-methyltransferase RsmG gives MVDITAAELRAAEKIFGDRLELAKRYVEHLATSGTERGLIGPREVPRLWSRHVLNCAVIESEIAQGSHVADVGSGAGLPGLCLAIARPDLELTLIEPLERRVIWLQEVVDDLGLDNVTVMRTRAELAVGHVEADVVTARAVSALANLAGLTIPLLAGHGEVVAIKGRSAGEEIEKAAKVIRKLGGVETSVITVGDNLLEEPTTVVRIVVNKSQKKS, from the coding sequence ATGGTTGATATCACGGCAGCAGAGCTTCGCGCTGCTGAGAAGATTTTCGGCGACCGCCTGGAACTGGCCAAGCGCTATGTGGAGCACCTGGCCACTTCCGGGACCGAACGCGGGCTGATCGGGCCACGCGAGGTTCCCCGCCTGTGGAGCCGCCACGTGCTCAACTGCGCGGTCATCGAAAGTGAGATAGCCCAGGGAAGCCACGTGGCCGACGTCGGAAGCGGGGCTGGCCTGCCTGGCCTGTGCCTTGCCATTGCCCGCCCCGACCTCGAACTCACGCTCATCGAGCCCCTGGAGCGCAGGGTGATCTGGCTACAGGAAGTAGTGGATGACCTCGGCCTGGACAACGTCACCGTCATGCGTACCAGGGCCGAACTGGCTGTGGGGCACGTGGAGGCTGACGTGGTCACGGCCCGTGCCGTATCGGCTTTGGCCAACCTTGCAGGCCTGACTATTCCGCTCCTTGCGGGCCACGGTGAAGTGGTGGCCATCAAGGGCCGCAGCGCCGGCGAAGAGATCGAAAAGGCCGCGAAAGTCATCCGCAAGCTCGGGGGTGTGGAGACGTCGGTAATCACCGTCGGCGACAACCTCCTCGAGGAGCCCACCACTGTGGTGCGCATTGTGGTGAACAAGTCCCAAAAGAAGTCCTAA
- a CDS encoding ParB/RepB/Spo0J family partition protein, which produces MSEKRRGLGRGLGALIPSSAAANGSANGGAVSRPVDLFFPEGRKKTEPVEQAAPPVPPAPATAQEKESPAPGPRASAAKTSAAKSADSDKAAAAAAAANGAADKKAPARKAPAARSKAAAEPAPAAAPEETHQPAEAGVETNTADPGAAPDSGVELVEVPGARFAELPVADIHPNRKQPRAIFDEDDMAELVHSVREIGVLQPIVVRTSTESGSEPYELVMGERRWRAVQAAGLETIPAIIRDTTDDDLLRDALLENLHRSQLNPLEEAAAYQQLLEDFGTTHEQLADRIGRSRPQVSNTLRLLKLPPLVQRRVAAGVLSAGHARALLSLPDAAAMERLAQKIVAEGMSVRATEEAVTLYQDPSKPAKNNIPRPGARHERLDYLASSLSDRLDTNVKISLGVRKGKVSIEFASVEDLNRIMDVLAPGSTN; this is translated from the coding sequence ATGAGCGAGAAGCGAAGGGGCTTAGGCCGCGGTCTTGGCGCGCTGATTCCAAGTTCCGCCGCAGCCAATGGCTCTGCCAACGGTGGAGCAGTATCGCGGCCAGTGGATCTCTTTTTTCCTGAGGGCCGGAAGAAGACTGAACCCGTGGAGCAGGCGGCCCCGCCGGTCCCGCCGGCTCCAGCCACGGCGCAGGAGAAGGAGAGCCCGGCTCCTGGCCCACGCGCTTCGGCAGCCAAGACAAGTGCCGCCAAATCCGCAGACAGCGACAAGGCCGCCGCTGCGGCGGCGGCAGCCAACGGGGCGGCTGACAAGAAGGCCCCCGCCAGGAAGGCCCCGGCAGCGCGCTCCAAGGCAGCCGCTGAGCCTGCCCCCGCTGCGGCACCGGAAGAAACCCATCAGCCCGCAGAGGCCGGCGTAGAAACGAATACGGCGGATCCGGGTGCGGCCCCGGACTCCGGCGTTGAGCTGGTTGAGGTGCCCGGCGCACGCTTTGCTGAGCTGCCGGTGGCGGACATCCACCCCAACCGCAAACAGCCCCGAGCTATCTTCGATGAAGACGACATGGCCGAGCTGGTCCACTCAGTTCGCGAAATCGGAGTCCTGCAGCCCATTGTGGTCCGCACTTCAACCGAAAGTGGTAGCGAGCCCTATGAACTGGTCATGGGTGAACGCCGCTGGCGGGCTGTACAGGCTGCCGGGCTGGAGACTATCCCCGCCATCATCCGTGACACCACGGATGATGACCTGCTCCGTGACGCATTGTTGGAGAACCTGCACCGCAGCCAGCTGAATCCCCTGGAAGAGGCGGCGGCGTATCAGCAACTTCTTGAGGATTTCGGTACCACCCATGAGCAACTGGCAGACCGGATCGGCCGTTCCCGGCCGCAGGTATCCAACACGCTCCGCCTGTTGAAGCTGCCCCCGCTGGTGCAGCGCCGTGTCGCTGCCGGTGTGCTGTCAGCCGGGCACGCACGGGCCCTTCTCTCGCTGCCCGACGCAGCGGCCATGGAACGGTTGGCCCAGAAGATCGTTGCCGAGGGCATGTCCGTGCGCGCCACGGAAGAAGCGGTCACCCTCTACCAGGACCCTTCGAAACCGGCCAAGAACAACATTCCCCGGCCTGGGGCACGGCATGAGCGGCTGGACTACCTCGCTTCGTCGCTTTCAGACCGCCTGGACACCAACGTGAAAATCTCCCTAGGCGTTCGGAAGGGTAAGGTCAGTATCGAGTTTGCCAGCGTTGAAGACCTGAACCGCATCATGGATGTGCTGGCGCCGGGATCGACCAACTGA
- a CDS encoding R3H domain-containing nucleic acid-binding protein, which translates to MSAESTEHVLSEEIADQDESVNQDASPKSSAASRLEEEGDVAADYLEELLDIADIDGDIDIEVRNGRTYISIVAEDETEGLEGLVGEDGEVLEALQELTRLAVLSATENRSRLVLDINGYRQERTGHLQKIAEDAAASVKESGKPVALEPMSAYERKIVHDAVADLGLVSESEGEGSGRHIVVSAD; encoded by the coding sequence ATGTCAGCCGAGAGCACCGAGCACGTCCTTTCCGAAGAAATCGCAGACCAGGATGAGTCTGTGAACCAGGACGCTTCCCCCAAGTCCTCCGCCGCCAGCCGCCTCGAAGAAGAGGGAGACGTCGCTGCCGACTACCTTGAGGAACTGCTGGATATCGCTGACATTGACGGCGATATCGACATCGAGGTCCGCAACGGCCGCACGTACATCTCGATTGTTGCCGAGGACGAGACCGAGGGCCTCGAAGGCCTGGTAGGTGAAGACGGCGAGGTGCTTGAAGCCCTCCAGGAGCTCACCCGGCTGGCTGTACTCTCCGCCACCGAGAACCGTTCCCGGCTTGTGCTGGACATCAATGGTTACCGGCAGGAACGCACCGGCCACCTGCAGAAGATTGCCGAAGACGCAGCAGCTTCCGTCAAGGAATCCGGCAAGCCGGTTGCCCTCGAGCCGATGAGTGCCTACGAACGCAAGATTGTGCACGACGCCGTGGCTGACCTCGGCTTGGTCAGCGAGTCCGAGGGCGAAGGCTCCGGACGCCACATTGTTGTTTCCGCAGACTAG
- the yidD gene encoding membrane protein insertion efficiency factor YidD, which yields MPNATAAVARFRNVTAAVAKFLWNLPRNILILLLMAYRKVVSPLYGPVCRFFPSCSAYALEAVTVHGAVKGSWLAVRRLGHCHPWNAGGVDHVPAGGREWPAGRTPTIVVLNNPDKYLVARTDEEGRSAA from the coding sequence GTGCCTAACGCCACTGCCGCCGTCGCCCGTTTCCGGAACGTGACTGCCGCCGTCGCAAAGTTCCTCTGGAACCTGCCCCGGAACATCCTCATTCTTCTGTTGATGGCCTACCGCAAGGTGGTTTCTCCCTTGTACGGCCCCGTCTGCCGGTTCTTCCCTTCATGCTCGGCCTATGCCCTTGAAGCGGTCACCGTCCACGGCGCTGTCAAGGGAAGCTGGCTCGCGGTCCGGCGCCTTGGCCACTGCCACCCATGGAATGCCGGCGGAGTGGACCACGTCCCCGCCGGCGGCCGGGAATGGCCTGCGGGCCGTACCCCCACAATTGTTGTGCTGAACAATCCGGACAAGTACCTGGTTGCTCGGACTGATGAAGAAGGCCGCAGTGCGGCCTGA